The window GCGTTGCTGAGATTATATTAGGTAAACAGCGTAACGGGCCAATTGGTACAGTGCGGTTGACGTTTAATGGGCAGTGGTCGCGCTTCGATAATTATGCGGGGCCGGCTTATAACGACGAGGACTAAATACTCCTCATAAATACTCGTCATATTTCGCGCTGTCGCGGTGTTGGCTTCATTCCCTAATCCTAGTCACATACTTGTGTATGCTCCTAGGATTAGCTCAATCGCCGCCTAGCGACAACGCAAACTATTTAGAGTATTGGATTAGAGTATTGGAATCGTCATATTTCGCGCTGTCACGGTGTTGGCTTCATTCCCTAATCCTAGTCAGATACTTTTGTATGCTCCTAGGATTAGCTCAATCGCCGCCTAGCGACAACGCAAACTATTTAGAGTATTGGATTAGAGTATTGGAATCGTCATATTTCGCGCTGTCGCGGTGTTGGCTTCATTCCCTAATCCTAGTCACATACTTTTGTATGCTCCTAGGATTAGCTCAATCGCCGCCTAGCGACAACGCAAACTATTTAGAGTATTAGAACTAGCGTATTAAAATTAAATGATCCATAAAAATAATATCGAATGGAAATTGATATTTTTTAGCGTATAACAAATAGAGAACATATTGGGCTGCCAAAGGGCAGCTTAATTTTTAGCGGGTTTAGAGAAAAAGAACGAGGAAACAATGAAAGCGGCAACCGCATTGATAAACCGCCGCGCTCTGCGACACAACTTGCAACGGGTGAAAGAAATTGCACCAAATAGCCAAATGATTGCAGTTGTCAAAGCAAACGCTTATGGTCATGGGTTAGTAGGGGTTGGTCAGGCAGTAGAAGAGCTGGTGGATGGCTTTGGGGTGGCAAGGCTCAACGAGGCGCTATTGCTGCGGCAACATGGTGTGGTAAAACCGATTGTGTTACTGGAAGGTTTTTTTGAGCAGTCTGACTTGTTGTTGATGGCAGAAAACCAGATTGATACCGTGATCCACTGTATTGAACAACTTGAAATGCTAGAGGCCACCAAATTGCCTTATCCTCTTAAAGTTTGGATGAAATTAGATACAGGCATGCACCGCCTAGGTGTCCTCCCTAAAGATGCTGAAGGCTTTTATCAACGTTTACAACGCTGCCAACAAGTTCAGCTTCCTATCAACATTGTTAGTCATTTTTGCCAAGCGGATACCCCCCATTTACCGACAACTGAAAAACAAATTGCCTGCTTTAAACAGTTTATTGCTGATAAAGAGGGGGAAAAATCCATTGCGGCCTCCGCGGGGATTTTACTTTGGCCAGAAGCTCATTATGACTGGGTACGTCCAGGGATCATGATGTATGGCGCTTCGCCACAAGAGGGGAAAAGTGCACAAGACTTCGGTTTACTTCCCGCGATGACACTAAAATCAACATTAATTGCGGTTAGGAAACATGCGGCAGGGCAATGTGTAGGTTACG is drawn from Providencia huaxiensis and contains these coding sequences:
- the alr gene encoding alanine racemase; its protein translation is MKAATALINRRALRHNLQRVKEIAPNSQMIAVVKANAYGHGLVGVGQAVEELVDGFGVARLNEALLLRQHGVVKPIVLLEGFFEQSDLLLMAENQIDTVIHCIEQLEMLEATKLPYPLKVWMKLDTGMHRLGVLPKDAEGFYQRLQRCQQVQLPINIVSHFCQADTPHLPTTEKQIACFKQFIADKEGEKSIAASAGILLWPEAHYDWVRPGIMMYGASPQEGKSAQDFGLLPAMTLKSTLIAVRKHAAGQCVGYGETWCSDKETLLGVVAIGYGDGYPRNVPSGTPVLINGRKVPIVGRISMDMTVVDLGLNANDKVGDDVILWGNQLPVEEIATQTGIINYELLTKLTSRVAMEYVDE